Within the Streptomyces sp. NBC_00353 genome, the region CGCTGGGACTGACCACTTTCGAGAAGCGCGTCTTCAGTGTGCCGCTGGACGTCGAGCCGATGCTGATGCACTACCGCACCGACCTGTTCCAGCAGTTCGGTCTCGAAGTGCCGCGCACCTGGGACGAGTTCGAGGAAGTGGCCCGGACCGTCCGCCGCCGGGCCCCGGACCGGCGCCTGGCGACCTTCGCCACCGACGGTGCCATGCAGTTCGCGGCGCTCGCCTGGCAGGCCGGCGCCCAGTGGTTCGACACCTCGGACGGCGCCTGGAACGTGTCGCTCGCCGACGAGCCGACCCGCCGCGTCGCGTCGTACTGGCAACGGCTGATCGACCAGGACCTGGTCTTCATGAACGCCGTGGACAGCCGGCAGAGCGACGCCCAGATCAGCAACGGCCAGATCCTCGTCCGGCTCAGCGGCGCCTGGGACGCCGGGGCGCAGATGAACGCCCGGCCTGCCCAGAAGGGCCAGTGGGCTGTGGCCCCGCTCCCCCAGTGGGATCCGGCGAATCCGGCCGTCGGCACCCACGGCGGTTCCACCTTCGCGGTCACCAAGGACAGCCGGCACCCGGAGGCCGCCCTGGAGTTCATCGAGTGGCAGGTGTCGCACCCGGACGCACTGCGCGCCCGGCTCTCCAGTGGCAGCAGCAGCCAGTATCCGGCCGCCCCCGGTCTCGTCGCCGTCGGCCGCAAGGCCTTCGACCGCAGCTACTACAACGGCCAGGACATCTACACGGTCTTCGAGGAGGAGGCGCGCAAGATCCGGCACGGCTGGCTCTGGGGACCGCGGATGACCGCCACCGGAAAGGTGATGCAGGACGGCTTCGCGCGGGCGGGCGGCGGCCAGGGTTCGTTGATCGACGCGGTACGCGCCGCCCAGCAGGGCACCATGCCGGACCTCAAGGCACTGGGCCTGGCCACCACCGAGCGCAGCGACTGACCCCGTTCGCCACTTCCCACGTTCCCAGCAGCAGAGAGGCAGGTGACACTCATGACCGCCCCCGCTTCCACCCCCTCGATCACCCCCGTGCACCCGGCGAACGCCCGGTCGGCCGCCGCGCCCGCGCGCTCCGCCCGCAGGTCGGCCCGGCGCCGTGAACTCGGTGCCTGCGGCGCCCTGATGACACCGTTCTTCGTACTTCTCGTGACGGTCTTCCTGATCCCCGTCGGAACGGCCGTCTGGCTCAGTTTCTTCAGCGACGACCAGCCGGGGCTCGGCTTCGGCCCGGAGCGCACCGTCTTCGTCGGACTGCGCAGCTATACGGCCGTGCTCACCGACCCGACGTTTCTCGGTGGTCTGGCCACCGTCTTCCTGTACTGCGTCATCTACATCCCGGTGATGGTGATCGCCGCGCTCGCGCTGGCGCTGCTGCTGGACTCCGGGGTGGTGCGGCTGCGCTCCTGGGCCCAGCTCGGCCTGTTCCTGCCGCACGCCGTGCCCGGCATCATCGCCGCCGTCATCTGGCTGTATCTGTACACGCCCGGGCTCAGCCCGGTGATCGATCTGCTCGGCAAGGCCGACATCACCATCGACTTCCTCGGCGTGCACACCGTCCTGCCCTCGATCGTGAACATCGCCCTGTGGAGCAATCTCGGCTACAACATGGTGGTCTTCTACGCCGCACTGCAGGCCGTGCCCCACGAGGTCATCGAGGCCTCGGTCGTCGACGGGGCCGGACCGGTGCGTACCGCGCTCCAGGTCAAGACGCCGCTGGTGCGTTCGTCCATCGTCATGGTGGCGATGTTCACCCTGATCTTCGCGCTCCAGCTGTTCACCGAGCCGATGCTGCTCAGCCAGTCCACCCCCATGATCAACTCGCGGTTCTCGCCCAGCATGTACATCTACGACGCGGCGTTCACCCGTAACAACTACGGCCTGGCCGCAGCCGCCTCGGTCGTCCTGCTGATCTGCACGATCGCCCTCTCCTACGGCGTCACCCGCTGGACCAACCGCGCCAACGCCCCCGAGGAGGACGCCCGATGAGCGCGACGAGCCCCACCCGTACCGCCGCCACGCTGCGGCCCCGGCTTCTCGGCCGCTCCGTCGTCAATGTGGTGGTGGGCATCTCGGTGCTGTACACGCTGCTGCCGGTGCTGTGGCTGGTGCTCGCCGCGTCGAAGAACCGGGACGCCCTGTTCGGCAGCAACGTGCTGTCGCTGAACCACTTCGCCTTCGTGCAGAACCTCAAGGACCTGTTCGCGATGGACGGCGGACTGTACGGGCGGTGGTACGGGAACAGCCTGCTGTACGCGGTCCTCGGCGCCGCGCTCGGAGCCCTCGTGAGCATCGCCTGCGGCTACGCCTTCGACAAGTACCGCTTCCCGCACAAGGAGAAGCTGTTCGGCCTGGTCCTCGCCGCCGTCATGGTGCCGCAGACGGTGCTGGCCCTCCCGCTGTATCTGATGGCGTCCGGCACCGGGCTGGTCAACACCTTCTGGTCGGTCTTCATCCCGGTGCTCTTCAATCCGTTCGGTGTGTATCTCGGCCGGATATTCAGTCAGGGGTACGTGCCGAACGAGGTGCTCGAAGCGGCGCGTGTGGACGGCGCCGGTGAGCTGACCACCTACTTCCGGGTCGCGCTGCGGATGCTGGGGCCCGGTCTGGTCACCGTCTTCCTCTTCCAGCTCACCGCCATCTGGAACAACTTCTTCCTGCCGATGGTGATGCTCTCCGACCAGGACCTGTATCCGGTCAGTCTGGGGCTCTACACCTGGAACAGTTCCGCCACTGTGTCCCCCGAGTACTACCCCGTCGTGATCATGGGCTCGCTGCTCGCCGTCCTCCCGCTGATCCTCGCCTTCGCACTGCTCCAGCGGTTCTGGAAGTCGGGGCTCACCGCGGGCGCCGTCAAGTAGCCGGGCCACCCGGACCACTCCCGTACCAGGAGCAAGATGCCCAGCACCACCCTCACCGCAGCCCGTCGGCCGCGCGCCGCCGTCGCCATGAAGCCGGATGCCGCGGCCGCCGTCCTCGCCCCCCGATCCCTGGCCGCACTCGCCGAGGTGTGCGCTCTCGCCCCGCTGCCCGTCCTCGACGACTTCACCACCGACCGTGCCCGCGCCGCACTCGCGGACGCCGAACTCCTGGTCACCGGCTGGGGCTGCCCGCCGCTCGACGAGGCCGTGCTGGCGGCGGCTCCCCGGCTGCGCGCCGTCGTGCACACGGCGGGCTCCGTCCGCGGGCACATCACCGAGGCCTGCTGGGACCGGGGCATCGAAGTGTCCTCGGCCGCCGCCGCCAACGCGCTGCCGGTCGCGGAGTACACCGTCGCGATGATCCTGCTCTCCGGGAAGCGGGCCCTGGAGCGGGCCCGCGACTACCGGGCCGAGCGCCGCCGCGACGACTGGCTGCGCACCTCGCCCGAGGTCGGCAACTACGGCCGCACCGTGGGCATCCTGTCCGCCTCGTTGATCGGCCGGCGCGTCATCGAGCTGCTGCGTCCGTACGACCTGCAGGTGCTGCTGCACGATCCCTACGTCTCCGCGGCGGACGCCGCCGAGCTGGGTGTCCGGCCGGTCGAACTCGCCGAGCTGTTCGCGCAGAGCGACGTGGTGAGCGTCCACACCCCGCTGCTGCCCGCCACCCGCGGGCTCGTCAGTCGTGAACTCCTCACCTCGATGCGCCCGGACGGTGTGCTCATCAACACCTCGCGGGGCGCCGTCGTCGACCAGGACGCGCTCACCGACGTACTCCGTCAGGACCGGATCCGCGCCGTCCTCGACGTCACCGACCCCGACACGCTGCCGTCCGCACACCCCCTGTGGGAGTGCGACAACGCCCTGATCACTCCGCATCTCGCGGGCTCGCAGGGCAACGAGTGGCAGCGGCTGGTCGACCTGGCGGTCCGCGAGATCGGCCGCTGGGCCGCGGGCGACGGTTTCGCCCACCCCGTACGACGCGAAAGGCTGGCATTCCTCGCATGACCTCCCCCCTTGAACTTCCCTCCGACGACCGCGACCTGAGCCCGTACACCGGCTACACCCGGGCGCACTGGGAGGCGGCGGCGGACGGCCTGCTGCGGGCCGCATGGCAGTGGTCGACACCCGGCCGCGCGCTGCTGGACCTGCCGGGCCGGCCGTCCGGATCCGGGGTGCGCTCGGACGGTCTGGAGGGCTATGCCCGTACGTTCCTCGCGGCGGCGTTCCGGGTCGCGGGCGCGGACGGGAAGGATCCGCACGGCTGGCTCGACCGGTACGCGGACGGACTCGCCGCCGGTACCCGGACGCCCGGCCGGGACGATCCGGAGTCCTGGCCGCTGATCCTCGACCACCATGTGCAGGGCCAGCCCATGGTCGAGTCCGCCTCGGTCGCCATCGGGCTGCGGCTGACCCGCCCCTGGTTGTGGGACCGGCTCGATCCGGGCGTCCAGGACCGGGCCGAGGAGTGGCTGCGCGGTGCGCTGCGGCACACCCCCGCACCCAACAACTGGTATCTGTTCCCCTACTCCGTGGCCGCGTTCCTGGAGTCGGTCGGACGCGGCGACGCGGAGACGACCCGGGCGAAGGAGCGGGCGCTCGGCCTGCTGGAGGGCTGGTACTGCGGACAGGGGTGGTACTCCGACGGGGACCACCGAGCCTTCGACCACTACAACGGCTGGGCGCTGCACCTGTATCCGGTGCTGGACGC harbors:
- a CDS encoding hydroxyacid dehydrogenase — protein: MPSTTLTAARRPRAAVAMKPDAAAAVLAPRSLAALAEVCALAPLPVLDDFTTDRARAALADAELLVTGWGCPPLDEAVLAAAPRLRAVVHTAGSVRGHITEACWDRGIEVSSAAAANALPVAEYTVAMILLSGKRALERARDYRAERRRDDWLRTSPEVGNYGRTVGILSASLIGRRVIELLRPYDLQVLLHDPYVSAADAAELGVRPVELAELFAQSDVVSVHTPLLPATRGLVSRELLTSMRPDGVLINTSRGAVVDQDALTDVLRQDRIRAVLDVTDPDTLPSAHPLWECDNALITPHLAGSQGNEWQRLVDLAVREIGRWAAGDGFAHPVRRERLAFLA
- a CDS encoding carbohydrate ABC transporter permease, whose amino-acid sequence is MSATSPTRTAATLRPRLLGRSVVNVVVGISVLYTLLPVLWLVLAASKNRDALFGSNVLSLNHFAFVQNLKDLFAMDGGLYGRWYGNSLLYAVLGAALGALVSIACGYAFDKYRFPHKEKLFGLVLAAVMVPQTVLALPLYLMASGTGLVNTFWSVFIPVLFNPFGVYLGRIFSQGYVPNEVLEAARVDGAGELTTYFRVALRMLGPGLVTVFLFQLTAIWNNFFLPMVMLSDQDLYPVSLGLYTWNSSATVSPEYYPVVIMGSLLAVLPLILAFALLQRFWKSGLTAGAVK
- a CDS encoding carbohydrate ABC transporter permease, encoding MTAPASTPSITPVHPANARSAAAPARSARRSARRRELGACGALMTPFFVLLVTVFLIPVGTAVWLSFFSDDQPGLGFGPERTVFVGLRSYTAVLTDPTFLGGLATVFLYCVIYIPVMVIAALALALLLDSGVVRLRSWAQLGLFLPHAVPGIIAAVIWLYLYTPGLSPVIDLLGKADITIDFLGVHTVLPSIVNIALWSNLGYNMVVFYAALQAVPHEVIEASVVDGAGPVRTALQVKTPLVRSSIVMVAMFTLIFALQLFTEPMLLSQSTPMINSRFSPSMYIYDAAFTRNNYGLAAAASVVLLICTIALSYGVTRWTNRANAPEEDAR
- a CDS encoding ABC transporter substrate-binding protein; this encodes MPGRQSRRSVLASIAALPLTGALSACSSSDGASKSGSTSKTSTISSKGAKRATHITFWSALRGSQEVVDAFNRTHDRVQVDFQQIPTGGQGGYAKLSNASRAGNAPDVATIEYPQVPGFAIDGVARELTDLIGDGLRAKLLPQALGLTTFEKRVFSVPLDVEPMLMHYRTDLFQQFGLEVPRTWDEFEEVARTVRRRAPDRRLATFATDGAMQFAALAWQAGAQWFDTSDGAWNVSLADEPTRRVASYWQRLIDQDLVFMNAVDSRQSDAQISNGQILVRLSGAWDAGAQMNARPAQKGQWAVAPLPQWDPANPAVGTHGGSTFAVTKDSRHPEAALEFIEWQVSHPDALRARLSSGSSSQYPAAPGLVAVGRKAFDRSYYNGQDIYTVFEEEARKIRHGWLWGPRMTATGKVMQDGFARAGGGQGSLIDAVRAAQQGTMPDLKALGLATTERSD